From the genome of Palaemon carinicauda isolate YSFRI2023 chromosome 6, ASM3689809v2, whole genome shotgun sequence, one region includes:
- the LOC137641981 gene encoding perlwapin-like, with the protein MKGLQLVFVCCLAAVALAKDTRFFGGINPGLGGGFGGGASQTCRRWCRTPEGQAYCCESNNEPDTIPFVKPGQCPPVRPQCPPVRSFAPPQTCSNDSKCRGVDKCCFDRCLEEHVCKPPVGSGGYSGFGF; encoded by the exons ATGAAG GGACTTCAACTTGTATTCGTCTGCTGTTTGGCAGCTGTTGCCTTGGCAAAAGATACACGATTCTTTGGAGGAATCAACCCAGGTCTTGGAGGGGGCTTTGGAGGCGGTGCTTCCCAGACGTGCAGACGTTGGTGCCGAACTCCTGAGGGACAGGCCTACTGCTGCGAGAGCAACAACGAGCCTGACACCATTCCCTTCGTCAAGCCAGGTCAATGCCCTCCCGTAAGACCTCAGTGCCCACCCGTCAGGAGCTTTGCCCCTCCACAGACATGCTCCAACGACAGCAAGTGCAGAGGCGTCGACAAGTGCTGCTTCGACAGGTGTCTCGAGGAACACGTGTGCAAACCCCCTGTTGGATCTGGAGGTTACAGTGGATTCGGTTTTTGA
- the LOC137641982 gene encoding perlwapin-like: protein MKGLQLLFVCCLAAVALAKDTRFFGGINPGLGGGFGGGASQTCRRWCRTQEGQAYCCESNNEPDTIPFVKPGQCPPVRRYCPPVPRFAPPQTCSNDSKCGGVDKCCFDRCLAEHVCKPPVGSGAYGGSVFEDNT, encoded by the exons ATGAAG GGACTTCAACTTTTATTCGTCTGCTGTTTGGCAGCTGTTGCCTTGGCAAAAGATACACGATTCTTTGGAGGAATCAACCCAGGTCTTGGAGGGGGCTTTGGAGGCGGTGCATCCCAGACGTGCAGACGTTGGTGCCGAACTCAAGAGGGACAGGCCTACTGCTGCGAGAGTAACAACGAGCCTGACACCATTCCCTTCGTCAAGCCAGGTCAATGCCCTCCCGTAAGACGTTACTGCCCACCCGTCCCGAGGTTTGCCCCTCCACAAACATGCTCCAATGACAGCAAGTGCGGAGGCGTCGACAAGTGCTGCTTCGACAGGTGTCTCGCGGAACACGTGTGCAAACCCCCTGTTGGATCTGGAGCTTACGGTGGTTCGGTTTTTGAAGATAATACCTGA